CGGCCGTCGGGCGAGAAGCTGTCGCCGAAATCGAACGTGGCCATCCGGCCGAGCCACCGCCCGTACTGGACGTGGAGCGGCTGGTCCAGCCCGTAGTACGCCTGGAGCCTGGCCCGGGACTCCGCCGTCGCCTTCGGGTTCATGTCGGTGCCCGCGGCGGTCGGGCCGCCGGGGGCCATGTGCATCACGAGGAACGTGATGAGGCTGATCCCGACGAGAAGGGGGACGGAGAGGAGGAGCCGGCGCAGGATGTACCGGAGCATCGGTCCCTATCGTCTCATGGCTGGACCGTGTGCTTCTGGAGCGCCTTCGGGACGTACCACTTGATGAAGTTGTACGAGATGCCGGCCGGGGCCGGCTCGATCCCGTGGAACCGGTTGTGGACGACGGGGAGCGCCTCGGGGACGAAGAGGAACACGTACGGCTGCTCCTCCGCGAGGATCTCCTGGATCCGGAAATACGCCTTCTTGCGCTTCTCGAGGTCGAAGGTGCTCCGCCCCTCGTCGAGGAGCCGGTCGACTTCCGGGTTGGCGAATCCCACGTGGTTCAGTTCCTTGGGGCCGGTCTTCGAAGAGTGCCAGATGTCGAACTGGTCGGGGTCGGGGGGGATGTTCCAGCCCAGGATGACGGCGTCGAATTTGCGCTTGTCGATGAACTCGTTGATGAAGGCCGCCCACTCCACCGTGCGGATCTCCATCCGGATCCCCGCATCCGCGAGGTTCTGCTGGAGGATCGCCGCGGTCTTCGCCCGCGCCTCGTTCCCGGCGTTGGTGATCACCGTGAACTCGAACCGGCGGCCGTCCTTTTTCAGGACGCCGTCCTTGTCCGCCTCCTTCCACCCCGCCTCGGCGAGGAGGGCCCGGGCCCGGGCGAGGTCGTGCGGGTACTTCTTCACGCCCGCGTGGTACGCCCACGTCCCCGGCTTGTACGGCCCCGTCGCCTCCTGACCGAGCCCCAGCAGCACGCCGTCGATCAACGCCTTCTTGTCCGCCGCGTGGGCGATCGCCTGCCGCACCCTCTTGTCCCGGAAGAACGGGTGGGAGAGGCGGAATCCGAGGTACGTGTACGCCGACGCGGTGTATTTGAACTTGTTGAACGACTTCCGGAACTCCTCGGCCTCCGTCTGCCGCGTGTACTGGGGCGGTGTGAGCGTCATGGCGTCCACCCCGCCGGATTTCAGCTCGAGGAACATCGTCGCCTGGTCGGGGATGACGCGGGTGATCACGCGGGCGATGTACGGCTTCCCCTCGAAGTAGTCGGGGCTGGCGTCGAAGACCGTCTTTTCGCCGGTCTTCCACTCCACGAACCGGAACGGGCCGGTCCCGACCGGCTTCTTGTTGAGCGGGCTCTTCGAGATGTCGGGGTATTTTTCCAACAGGTGTTTCGGAAGGATGTGCATCCCCCACGACGCGAGGGCCGGCGCGAACGGCTTGCCGTACTCCACCACGAACGTGTGCGGGTCGGGCGCGGAAGCCCGCTTCACCTGGCGGAAATCCTCGCCGTAGGGGGTCGGCGTCTTCGGGTCGATCATCCTCCGGTAGGTGAACATCACGTCGTCGGAGGTGAACGGGGCGCCGTCGTGCCACCGCACCCCCTTGCGGAGGCGGAAGGTGATCCGCTTCCCGTCCGGGGAGACCTCCCACGACTCGGCGAGCTCCCCTTCGAGCGTAAGCTTCTTGTCGTACCGGACCAGGCCGTTGAAGACGTAGCCGGCCGCCTCGTGGGAGGAGGCGTCCGACGTGACCGCGGTGAGGAAGCCGC
This genomic window from Deltaproteobacteria bacterium contains:
- a CDS encoding peptide-binding protein, which encodes MFVVAISAFALLSGCGGGKPEGEGKGAGKTASGPPEYGDAIVEGSIGDVSGFLTAVTSDASSHEAAGYVFNGLVRYDKKLTLEGELAESWEVSPDGKRITFRLRKGVRWHDGAPFTSDDVMFTYRRMIDPKTPTPYGEDFRQVKRASAPDPHTFVVEYGKPFAPALASWGMHILPKHLLEKYPDISKSPLNKKPVGTGPFRFVEWKTGEKTVFDASPDYFEGKPYIARVITRVIPDQATMFLELKSGGVDAMTLTPPQYTRQTEAEEFRKSFNKFKYTASAYTYLGFRLSHPFFRDKRVRQAIAHAADKKALIDGVLLGLGQEATGPYKPGTWAYHAGVKKYPHDLARARALLAEAGWKEADKDGVLKKDGRRFEFTVITNAGNEARAKTAAILQQNLADAGIRMEIRTVEWAAFINEFIDKRKFDAVILGWNIPPDPDQFDIWHSSKTGPKELNHVGFANPEVDRLLDEGRSTFDLEKRKKAYFRIQEILAEEQPYVFLFVPEALPVVHNRFHGIEPAPAGISYNFIKWYVPKALQKHTVQP